TCTTCACACATAATTTCCTTAACAATTAAATGATTATTGCTGCCCAAAGACAATGCGGAGCGCGAAATCATGCCAATACCCAGCCCTTCGTTGGCCCAAAGAAGCGTGGTGCGGGCATCGTCATTTTTGCAAAAGTAGTTTGGCTCAAAGCCATGCTTCATACAGGTATCGTGGATCAATTGCTCAAAACGGCGATATACGATGAGTGGTCTGTTCTTCAGCTCAGCCAATGAAATGGTCTTCTGTTCGGGACTCCAATCATGTTCTTCCGTCATCACTGCTACCATCGGCTCAGTGGACGCATATCTACACCCTAAATCGGTGGTATTAAAAGGGGTTCTGACGATACCGACCTCTACAATTCCTTTGTTCAGAAGATCGAGAATCCGGAAGGTATTTCCCTCATGTATTTCAAATTTTACACCCGCATAGGTTTTATGAAATTCGGAAAGCCTGTCTTTCATCAGGGTTGCCCCAGAGGAAGAAACCGTTCCAATGGTGAGCGTCCCCTTCATCCCCATGGCGAAATCGTTTATTTCCCTTGTCGTAGCATCCGTCAGCTCCAAAATCTGCTTGGCCCTGTTCCGTAAAATGATTCCGGCCTCTGTCAATTGAATACTTCGTGAGCCTCGATGCACAAGCTTTACACCCAGCTCTTCCTCCAGCTGCATAAGCTGTTGACTTAAGGGAGGCTGCGCGATTTGCAGTTTTTTGGCTGCCGCTGTAATCTGTCCAGCGTCTGCAATCGCTAAAAAATATTTGAGATGTCTCAATTCCATCATGAACCTCCGGTCCTGATATATGTAAAACCTATATCTCTAATATATATTAAATATTATTCATATGGTTGAGGATATGCCATAATCATATTCAGATATGCAATTACAATAGAAAACTTTATACAATATTCAGGTTAGGTGATGGTTGATTTGCTGAAATTTGCTGTTTTTTTGAAACCCTATAAAAAGGAAACGATTCTTGGGCCTCTGTTTAAACTAATTGAGGCTATTCTGGAATTGTTGCTGCCTACTATGGTAGCTTTAATGATTAATCATGGCGTTGGTAAGGGAGACACCCATTATGTTTGGCAAATGGGTCTTTTAATGTTGCTCATGACTATACTGGGCTTTGGCAGTTCTCTAGTGTGCCAGTTTTACGCAGCCCGTGCTTCCCAAGGATTCGGAACCACACTGCGCAATACGATGTTTAAGCATATTTCATCGTTTTCTTATGCAGATCTCGATAAATTTGGTACGCCCTCTCTCATCAACCGAATTACGAATGATGTCAATCAGCTGCAAACAGCTGTAGCGATGTTGATTCGTCTGGTTATTCGTGCTCCTTTTATTTGTATCGGGGCGATCATCATGTCCATGATACTGGACTTCCGCCTTGCTTTGGTGCTGTTGGCGGCTACACCCGTTCTGGCTTTGATTCTGTATGTAGTCATTACGAAGGCTTCTCCGCTGTACCAGCTATACCAGAAAAAGCTCGATAAAATCGCTCTGGTGCTAAGCGAAAATCTCACAGGTGTAAGGGTTATCCGTGCATTTGCCAAAAGAGGAGCTGAACGAGTAAAGTTCAATACTGCCTCAGATGACCTGACCCAGACCGCTATTCGTGTCGGCCGTATTTCTGCTCTACTTAGCCCAGCCACCTTACTGGTGGTCAACGGAGCTATTATTGCCATTCTGTGGATCGGCGGTATCCATATCCAATATGGATCTCTTACACAAGGAGAGATTATTGCGTTTATTAATTACATTACGCAGATTTTACTGGCCCTGATTGTGGTGACGAATCTCATTATTCTGTTCACCAAGGCGGCCACTTCAGCCGCGAGAATTCAGGAGGTCCTAGACACGGAAGCTTCGATTTCCGATACTGCCAATTCTGCATCATTCGATCAGGGAAGAACGGGTAAAATCAGCCCAGTACCAGCCATCTCTTTTGATCATGTCTCCTTTGGCTACAATAAGACAGGACAACTGGCACTTAGCGATGTAGTCGTAGACATCTATCCCGGTGAAACGGTTGGAATCATAGGAGGAACAGGCTCGGGAAAATCCACCTTCGTGAATCTGATTCCCCGCTTCTATGATGCAGTAGAAGGTTGTGTACGTGTCGATGGCATCGACGTACGGCATTACAAGCTGGAGCAATTGCGGCAGAAAATCGGGATTGTTCCACAAAAGGCACTGCTGTTCACAGGGTCTATAGCGGATAATATCCGTTGGGGACATGAACATGCCACCGATGAGGAAGTCGCCCGGGCCGCCGCTATCGCGCAAGCGGATGAATTTATTTCTAACTTACCGGAAAAATTCGACGCCCCGATCATGCGAGGTGGACTTAATCTGTCAGGCGGCCAAAAGCAGCGACTTACCATTGCCAGAGCTATTGTAGGCAATCCGGAAATACTGATTTTGGATGATTCCTCAAGCGCACTTGATTTTGCAACTGATGCCGCCCTTCGGAAATCGCTTCGGGAAAATAGCACCCGCATGACTGTCCTGCTGGTCTCACAACGAGTAAGCAGTGTACAGCATGCCGATAAAATCATTGTATTTGATGAAGGCCGGATTGTCGGGATCGGCACACATGATCAGTTGATGAGCAGCTCGGAGGTATATCAGGAAATTAATCGCTCCCAGCTC
This window of the Paenibacillus polymyxa genome carries:
- a CDS encoding LysR family transcriptional regulator, with protein sequence MELRHLKYFLAIADAGQITAAAKKLQIAQPPLSQQLMQLEEELGVKLVHRGSRSIQLTEAGIILRNRAKQILELTDATTREINDFAMGMKGTLTIGTVSSSGATLMKDRLSEFHKTYAGVKFEIHEGNTFRILDLLNKGIVEVGIVRTPFNTTDLGCRYASTEPMVAVMTEEHDWSPEQKTISLAELKNRPLIVYRRFEQLIHDTCMKHGFEPNYFCKNDDARTTLLWANEGLGIGMISRSALSLGSNNHLIVKEIMCEDLHTRVAAVWLKDKYMSSLASRFIESFSQASSVADLQ
- a CDS encoding ABC transporter ATP-binding protein — protein: MLKFAVFLKPYKKETILGPLFKLIEAILELLLPTMVALMINHGVGKGDTHYVWQMGLLMLLMTILGFGSSLVCQFYAARASQGFGTTLRNTMFKHISSFSYADLDKFGTPSLINRITNDVNQLQTAVAMLIRLVIRAPFICIGAIIMSMILDFRLALVLLAATPVLALILYVVITKASPLYQLYQKKLDKIALVLSENLTGVRVIRAFAKRGAERVKFNTASDDLTQTAIRVGRISALLSPATLLVVNGAIIAILWIGGIHIQYGSLTQGEIIAFINYITQILLALIVVTNLIILFTKAATSAARIQEVLDTEASISDTANSASFDQGRTGKISPVPAISFDHVSFGYNKTGQLALSDVVVDIYPGETVGIIGGTGSGKSTFVNLIPRFYDAVEGCVRVDGIDVRHYKLEQLRQKIGIVPQKALLFTGSIADNIRWGHEHATDEEVARAAAIAQADEFISNLPEKFDAPIMRGGLNLSGGQKQRLTIARAIVGNPEILILDDSSSALDFATDAALRKSLRENSTRMTVLLVSQRVSSVQHADKIIVFDEGRIVGIGTHDQLMSSSEVYQEINRSQLSTQEVDQ